In a single window of the Lineus longissimus chromosome 4, tnLinLong1.2, whole genome shotgun sequence genome:
- the LOC135486795 gene encoding uncharacterized protein LOC135486795, with translation MPHPDGFTKCTTCTRLYDAAKAATTQSVVIHVEKSLELHYKTVGWTPIVDLYHRKYQSLLALHCSDLRLVYHKTREQSQSPISRTTTVIIDGMDQNKTNLPHLTTEDKTSKGQIRLKTHITGIKIHCSPTEDTDSVIAIVYVDVNEYPHDSNLTISILLDVLLIMHHRIFKPKLHLQMDNCWRENKNRYILSFLFFLVHIDVFEEVSLNFLPVGHTHEDVDQMFRCINTAISSCGNINTLDEFMDRLTDKDTFSPKIEVHNVQSVFNWRDHIISFLPVNFSGQSKPHQFQFRKVDGQARMRYCLWADDPWSPEGPGMTCLEAFPDLADEQAVVEPSTEWMELDEVRKGVKALGPRLVSRDHQWWDRYFLHRQRSPSMDS, from the exons ATGCCTCAC CCTGATGGGTTcacaaaatgcactacatgcACTCGACTGTATGATGCTGCCAAAGCGGCAACAACACAATCTGTTGTTATCCATGTTGAGAAATCTCTTGAGCTACATTATAAGACTGTGGG GTGGACCCCGATTGTTGATCTTTATCATCGAAAGTACCAATCTTTGCTTGCATTGCATTGCAGTGATTTGCGCCTTGTTTATCACAAGACTCGAGAACAGTCGCAGTCCCCAATCTCCCGAACCACAACAGTTATCATCGATGGGATGGATCAAAATAAAACCAATCTACCGCATCTGACCACAGAAGATAAAACAAGCAAGGGTCAGATAAGACTGAAAACGCATATCACAG GAATAAAAATTCACTGTTCGCCTACCGAGGACACAGATTCCGTCATCGCAATAGTTTATGTTGATGTCAATGAGTATCCTCACGACTCCaatttgaccatttccatcctgCTTGATGTGCTGCTAATTATGCACCACCGCATCTTTAAACCCAAACTCCATCTACAAATGGACAATTGTTGGAGGGAGAACAAGAATCGCtacattctttcattcttgttctTCCTTGTGCAtatagatgtttttgaagag GTATCTCTGAACTTCTTACCAGTTGGTCATACGCATGAGGAtgttgatcagatgttcag ATGTATCAATACAGCCATTTCTTCCTGCGGCAATATCAATACTCTGGATG AATTCATGGATAGACTAACGGACAAAGACACATTCTCGCCTAAGATtgaagtacataatgtacaaagTGTGTTCAACTGGCGTGACCACATAATTTCATTCTTGCCTGTCAACTTCAGTGGCCAATCCAAGCCACACCAGTTCCAATTCAGGAAAGTAGATGGGCAGGCAAGGATGCGCTATTGCCTGTGGGCTGATGACCCGTGGAGCCCTGAGGGACCAGGCATGACATGCCTTGAG GCTTTCCCAGATTTAGCTGACGAACAAGCAGTTGTTGAACCCAGCACCGAGTGGATGGAGCTGGACGAGGTCCGCAAAGGCGTCAAGGCTCTCGGGCCAAGACTGGTGTCCCGAGATCACCAGTGGTGGGACCGCTACTTCCTACACAGGCAAAGGTCTCCGTCCATGGATAGCTGA
- the LOC135486798 gene encoding uncharacterized protein LOC135486798, producing the protein MRRYNSLERRLHRDPECKRMYMKTMEGYISKGHAVKLTKEEKAKSSERTWYIPHHGVTNPNKPGKVRVVFDAASEFQGQSLNDSLLTGPDLLNNLFGVLQRFRLYRVAVIGDIEGMFHQVYVPRSDADSLRFLWKEDPTSPGPPDTWMMVVHIFCSKDSPTCWNYALRRTAEDNINAFSKMVIQAYLKDYYMDDLVSSIQSVTVAMSFVDEVIELGKRGGWRVHKFISNSKEVMQHIPETERAIPPPGPIEFGRVQRALGVGWDVGEDYFVFGAEVKSKGSTKRQVLSTASSIFDPCGYLAPFTVRAKCLIQEIWRRNITWDEQIPADLLKQWTAWLTELPKIRLLKIPRHHPEFSTDAKNVMLLIFSDSSEMAFGCSAFLRYTLEGGGIVCSFLAAKTRVAPIKPQLSIPRLELQGAVLAVRLAETLMRELQPINITRRIFWTDSTTVLAYIRNESKRFKPFIGNRVAEIREFTQFEEWRYIPTAQNPADYCSRGMKADDLTMEHAWFTGPTFLSKDEQDWPEQVIPNSQLKPDDPEVRKAATASVLLIGEKSEKFIYRYEFEIASLVKVDYFSTWRGLVRRTVWILRAYRNFASKLPRLGVKAITSSEITAEEWEDAEHLWIQHAQREAYPEAWRELKEDGMLSPKHPLSPLQPFHDGIHLRVGGRLRKADINQEAKHQLLLPRNRLTKLLLQDIHSSQAHCGREQLIAETRQKYWPVQGRTTARSVIKDCITCRRKRLKPVQPKMADLPTCRLNAAAGAFYHTGIDYFGPIVVTQWRSSVKRWGCLFTCMSVRAVHLELADSLSTDDFLLCLRRFIGMRSQPRRIFSDNGTNFVGANTELRRCLQQLDHHKILQYVTPLKIEWYFNPPTAPHFGGAWERLVRSVKKALSTVIANVQVSEAVLRTALVEVQAIVNNRPLTYASEDVNDFEALTPNHFIFGRAAEGLSPCRDDDRDINSRQRWKRVQVVANRVNQRWLKEYLPTLTLRSKWRRDGEIVAAGDLVTLVDDKLPRGSWTLARVIQVYPGDDGIIRTVKVKTADGTYVRPANKVCILEESARTESKWPETLVKKRSILEPNSGNFIAFHFAPLCFV; encoded by the coding sequence ATGCGCCGGTACAACAGCCTAGAGAGACGTCTTCACAGAGATCCTGAGTGTAAGAGGATGTATATGAAAACCATGGAGGGTTACATCAGTAAAGGACACGCAGTGAAACTGACCAAAGAAGAGAAGGCGAAATCTTCCGAGAGGACATGGTATATTCCACATCACGGCGTGACTAATCCAAACAAACCAGGAAAGGTTAGAGTTGTCTTCGACGCGGCTTCCGAGTTTCAAGGTCAATCGCTAAATGACAGCCTCCTCACCGGACCAGACTTGCTGAATAACCTTTTCGGAGTGTTGCAACGGTTTAGGCTATACCGGGTCGCTGTGATTGGAGACATCGAGGGTATGTTTCACCAGGTATACGTGCCAAGGAGTGATGCTGACTCATTGCGGTTCCTTTGGAAAGAAGACCCTACCTCACCCGGACCACCGGACACCTGGATGATGGTTGTTCACATATTTTGCTCAAAGGACTCCCCAACCTGTTGGAACTACGCCTTACGTCGCACAGCTGAAGATAACATCAACGCTTTCTCCAAGATGGTTATACAAGCTTACCTGAAAGACTATTACATGGACGATCTCGTTTCGAGCATCCAGTCTGTTACAGTAGCGATGAGCTTTGTAGATGAGGTAATCGAGCTGGGGAAAAGGGGTGGATGGAGAGTTCACAAGTTCATCTCTAACTCCAAAGAGGTCATGCAACACATCCCAGAGACAGAGAGGGCCATCCCGCCCCCTGGACCTATTGAATTCGGTCGGGTGCAGCGAGCACTTGGTGTCGGATGGGACGTAGGAGAGGACTACTTTGTTTTCGGCGCCGAGGTCAAGTCAAAGGGCAGTACTAAGAGACAAGTCTTAAGCACTGCCAGCAGTATCTTCGATCCCTGCGGCTATTTGGCACCCTTTACTGTGAGAGCCAAATGTCTGATCCAGGAGATTTGGAGGAGAAACATCACTTGGGATGAGCAGATCCCAGCTGACCTGTTGAAGCAATGGACAGCGTGGCTGACAGAACTTCCCAAGATTCGATTGCTGAAGATACCACGTCATCACCCAGAATTCTCCACCGATGCCAAGAACGTCATGTTGTTGATATTCAGCGACTCATCCGAAATGGCTTTCGGTTGTTCGGCCTTCCTACGCTATACTTTGGAGGGGGGAGGGATCGTGTGCTCATTCCTCGCAGCGAAGACGCGTGTAGCGCCCATAAAGCCTCAACTCTCGATTCCAAGGCTGGAACTACAGGGAGCAGTATTGGCAGTCAGGCTAGCTGAAACGTTGATGAGGGAGTTGCAACCAATCAATATCACGAGACGAATATTTTGGACGGACTCCACCACAGTACTCGCCTACATACGCAATGAAAGCAAGAGGTTCAAACCATTCATCGGAAATCGTGTGGCAGAGATAAGGGAGTTCACCCAATTTGAGGAATGGAGATACATCCCAACTGCCCAGAATCCAGCGGACTATTGCTCACGGGGGATGAAGGCTGATGACCTGACCATGGAACACGCTTGGTTTACAGGACCAACGTTCCTATCAAAAGATGAGCAAGATTGGCCTGAACAGGTCATCCCGAACAGCCAACTGAAACCTGATGACCCTGAAGTGAGGAAAGCCGCTACTGCCTCAGTCTTGCTGATAGGAGAGAAATCTGAGAAGTTCATCTATCGATACGAATTCGAAATCGCATCATTGGTGAAGGTGGATTATTTCAGCACATGGCGAGGTCTAGTCAGAAGAACAGTGTGGATCCTGAGGGCCTACCGGAACTTTGCGTCAAAATTGCCAAGACTTGGAGTAAAGGCCATTACATCATCAGAGATAACAGCAGAGGAGTGGGAGGACGCTGAGCATCTGTGGATACAGCACGCACAAAGGGAGGCCTATCCCGAGGCCTGGAGAGAGCTAAAGGAAGATGGTATGCTTAGCCCAAAGCATCCATTGTCGCCACTGCAGCCGTTTCATGATGGGATCCATCTACGCGTAGGTGGCCGGCTAAGGAAAGCAGATATCAATCAAGAAGCCAAGCATCAGTTGCTGCTACCGAGAAATCGTCTGACCAAGCTGTTACTACAAGACATCCACTCGTCACAAGCCCACTGTGGAAGGGAACAACTAATAGCTGAGACACGACAGAAGTACTGGCCTGTACAGGGAAGGACCACGGCTAGATCGGTCATTAAGGATTGTATTACATGTCGGAGGAAACGCCTGAAGCCCGTTCAGCCTAAGATGGCCGATCTACCCACCTGCCGACTCAATGCTGCTGCTGGCGCCTTCTACCATACGGGGATTGACTACTTTGGCCCAATTGTAGTCACACAGTGGAGGTCTTCAGTGAAGCGCTGGGGGTGTCTTTTCACTTGTATGAGTGTCAGAGCCGTCCACCTCGAACTAGCGGATTCCCTGTCTACAGACGACTTTCTACTATGCCTGCGTCGATTTATTGGCATGAGATCACAACCAAGAAGAATCTTCAGCGATAACGGGACAAATTTCGTCGGGGCGAATACAGAATTGCGTCGATGTCTTCAACAGCTTGACCATCACAAGATACTACAGTACGTCACGCCACTGAAGATAGAATGGTACTTCAATCCGCCGACAGCGCCACACTTCGGTGGTGCCTGGGAGCGCCTCGTCAGATCCGTGAAGAAGGCCCTGTCAACTGTGATCGCTAATGTCCAAGTTAGCGAGGCTGTCCTGAGAACTGCTCTAGTGGAGGTCCAGGCCATAGTCAACAATAGGCCTTTGACCTACGCTAGCGAAGATGTCAACGACTTCGAGGCCCTGACGCCCAATCACTTCATCTTTGGGCGTGCCGCCGAGGGGCTGTCACCTTGCCGAGATGACGACCGTGATATCAACAGCCGCCAGAGATGGAAGCGTGTACAAGTGGTAGCCAACCGAGTCAACCAGAGATGGCTGAAGGAGTACCTCCCCACCTTGACGCTACGCTCCAAATGGCGTCGGGATGGTGAGATAGTTGCTGCTGGTGATCTTGTCACCCTAGTCGACGATAAGCTGCCCCGAGGATCCTGGACTCTTGCCAGAGTAATCCAAGTCTACCCTGGAGACGACGGAATCATTCGGACGGTGAAGGTCAAGACAGCTGATGGCACCTACGTACGACCGGCTAACAAGGTGTGCATACTGGAGGAGAGTGCGAGGACGGAAAGCAAATGGCCAGAAACCTTGGTAAAAAAGCGCTCTATCTTAGAGCCAAATTCTGGTAACTTCATTGCGTTTCATTTTGCGCCATTATGCTTCGTCTGA
- the LOC135485957 gene encoding uncharacterized protein LOC135485957, whose product MNNPCKEEVYLSAAQIIYCFKRMEVTCHASTAVNAVPEKVSLKTYLINVMGMKSPSWRMNMAASGKGSVVSALCLKESSLLGTLKEETMEAIINFLRDELPQTEMITMMNVCVPEVGLKFDKWSALLMVSLYESKAHDRRET is encoded by the exons ATGAACAATCCCTGCAA agAGGAAGTTTATTTGTCCGCTGCACAGATTATTTATTGCTTCAAGCGGATGGAAGTAACCTGCCATGCAAGCACTGCTGTCAATGCTGTTCCAGAGAAAGTGTCTCTGAAG ACTTATCTGATTAATGTGATGGGAATGAAGTCACCAAGTTGGAGGATGAACATGGCTGCATCCGGTAAGGGAAGCGTGGTTAGTGCTTTATGTCTAAAAGAGAGCTCTTTACTCGGAACACTCAAGGAAGAGACA atggaggCCATCATAAATTTCTTGAGGGATGAGTTGCCGCAGACAGagatgataacaatgatgaaTGTCTGTGTGCCAGAGGTgggtctgaaatttgacaaatggtcGGCCTTATTGATGGTATCTCTCTATGAAAGTAAAGCACATGACAGGCGAGAAACTTGA